In Capricornis sumatraensis isolate serow.1 chromosome 2, serow.2, whole genome shotgun sequence, the DNA window aaaaaactaaaatgaccTTTGCAAGGTCATAGGAtgcaagatcaatatacaaaagtcAACTGTGTTTCTATAAAACAGTAATGAGAAATTGAaaacagattaagaaaaaaatgataatatagtTGGCCCCTGAACAACACTGATTTGAACTGCACAAGTccacttatttttttcaaaagtaaatgcAACAGTACTATATGATCCAAGGTTGGTTAAATCAGCAGATGCAGAACCGTGGATGTGAGAAACTGCACATATTCTTGAGGGCCAACTATAAGTTCTACATGGAATTTTGCCTGTGAGAAAGGTTGGTGCCCCTAACTcttgcattgttcaagggtcaactatagtTCCCccccaaaaagagaaatattagatataaatctaacaaaatatacaTAAGATCTTGTgttaaaaactacaaaacactgattaAAGATATTGAAGGATACCTAAATAAATAGCCATATCATGTTCATGAATTAAGACATACTAGTAGAGAACTAAAGATAGAGTTCTTCCTGAAATTGACCTATAGACTTAATACAATTCCAATATAAAATCccagcagaattttttttcttttgtagttaCAGACAAGCTGAATCTGAAATTTACATGAAAAGGCAGCAAAAGAACTAGAACAGCTAAAACAATTTGGAAAATTAGGAATAAAGTTGGAGGAATTATACAACCTGATTTTCAGACTTACTAATGGGCTTTCCATTAGtattctgtggggtcgcacagagtccgacacgactgaagcgacttagcaatgggctttccaggtggcacagtggtaaagaatctgcttgccaattcgGGAGATGTGAGAAaggtgggtttgattcctgggtcaggaggattccctggtgtaggaaatggcaaccctctccagtattcttgcctgaaaaattcatggacagaggagcctggtgagctacagtccagggggtcataaagagttaaacaggactgagcacacaaacacagTTACAATAATCAAGACTGTGGAACTGGCAAAGGAGTGAAACACACagatcaacagaacaaaataaaaagcaattcagTAGAAAAATTCAATATGTtacaaaatacaaatacaaaaatgatcttttgtatacaaaaaaatATACAATCACAATACAAAAATGATACTCTTTTCAATAAAGAATGTTGTGATTAGACTTCcagagacaaaaaaaattaacctcaacctaaatctattttacataaaaattaacacCAAATGGATCTCAGTGTAAAACATACAACtataaaattattagaataaaatagaaaatgtaatgACCTAAGGCTAAGTAAAGAGTCCTTAGATGGGTCACCAAAAAGCATGATtcataaaacataaaactgaTAAGTTAGCcaccatcaaaattaaaaacttttgctctgtgaaagatacTTTGttcagagaatgaaaagataagatACAGactgcagaaaatatttgcaaatcacttaTTTGACAAAAGCCTATATTCAGAATAtctaaagaactctcaaaactcaacagtaagaaaacaaacccAATTAAATAATAGGTGAAAGACATTTCATGAAAGAGGGCATACAGGTAGGTGGCAGACAAGCATACGAAAAGTTGTTTACACTCACTACCTGTTAGAGAAATGTAGattaaaagcacaataaaatacCACTACACAACTGTTGgagtgattaaaataaaaatactgacagTTATAAGTGCTGCTAAGGacagtagccccccaggcttgtctatccatggaattttccaggcaagaatactggagtgggttgccatttccaactccaggggatcttcccgacccagggatcaaacccacatctcttgcatctcctgtgctggccggcagattctttaccgctgagccacctggaaactcATATATTGCTGTGGGAGATGCATAATGGTATAgcgaaagaaagtgaagttgcccagtcatgtccaactctttgtgaccccatggactgtacccttccaggctcctttgtccacgggattttccaggcaagaatattggagtgggttgccatttccttctctagcaaaATGGTATACTTACTCTCAAATAAggtttgcccttttttttttttttttaaactttaacatACACTTACTatgtgatccagtaatcccactcctactTATTTACCCTCAGGAAATAAgaacttatgttcacacaaaaatctaTACACAGTGTTTactgcagctctatttacaatggccccaaactggaaataatccaGTGACTTTTAATAGGTGAATAAACCAATGGTGGTAGAGCCATACAGTGAAATACTATTCTTCatttaaaaggaatgaactattgatacatgcaacaacatggataagtCTCAAAGGCAATGTGCTCTGTGAAATCATATTGACTGTATGATTCTAGTTATCTGGCattctagaaaagacaaaatgacaCTATAGACAACAGATCAGTGCTTGCCAGAGTAAGGGATGGGGGAGGGTCTGACCACACAGAGGcgggcaggcaacccactccagtattcttgcctggggaagcccatggacagaggagcctggtgggttacagtccatagggtggcagttagacacgactgaagcgacttagcacagcacagctgacCACAAAGGGAGAGCATGATGGAGTTTTGGGGGGATAATGGAACTGTTCTGTTTCCCAACTGAAGTGGTAGCTACATAAATATACTCACACGTTAAAATCCATAGAATTGTATACCAAATAGAGGTCAATTTgactacattttaaattaaatagtaaagttacaggaatgtacaaatacaaattgaaacaacaactttggaggaaatgaatattccttgaagaaagaagagagaagacagacaCATTGCCTTGATGGAGGGGAGAGGGTGCCAAGAACGGTTGAGGAAGTGATGCTTGAGCTGGGTTCTAAAGAATGATTGAGAATTTACTTGGGTCAAAGGAAGGTCAATTCAGATAGAAGAAATTGAACGTGtcaaggccctggggcaggaggaaggaTGGCTCATTTTCATCTGAAACAGACTAGCACACAGGGAGTGCCTTGGAGGGGTGGGAGAGAtggtggtggggagaggcaggaggatGAAAGTCAAGAACAGGGGAGTAAAAAGAGTCTGATCATGCTAGATTATGGGTTTCATTTTTACTCTACAAGGGACAGGGAGTGAAGGGTTTGAGGCAACTGTATAACACAagatcctgaagaagggaatggctacccactctagttttcttgtctgggaaatcccatggacaaaggagcctggcaggccacagtccatggggtctcacagagttggacaggactgagcaactaacacacacgaaACACAAGATCAGACCTAGGTTTTGAAGAAAAATTACTTGGGCTGCCCAAAGGAGAGGATTTGGAGAGCACACAGGAATTCTTAGAGTTGGAAAGGACCTCTCAAACAAGATTTCTCAATCTTggtactattgacattttgggccaGATAATTTTTTGGTGCCGGGCGGGGGGTGCGTGGCCAGGGGTTGGCCTGTGCGTTGCAGGATGTTCAGTAGCATCCTTGGTCTCAACCTACCAGATTCCGGTAGCACTGACCTTCCCTCCTCCAGCTGTGACAGCTAAAAAACTTctctagacattgccaaatatTCACTATGGGTGTATCaaccctggttgagaaccaccgTTCTAAAACAACCAAATTCAACATTTCTGGCTTCACAATAGAATCGTCTAGGGAGCTTAGAAAATACAAATACTGGCCTTCACCCCAGACCAACTGAAGCAGAATCTTTGGAGGTGGGGCGGGGCCTGATGCCcagcattattttaaaagcttcccaGATGACTGTGCTTAGAGTGATGTTTGGGTACCACAGCCTAGTCCCTACTCTCCATCTTAGAAGACTGAGCCCAGACCAGAGAAATGACCCCCTGAACCGGAGGCAGAGTAGCTCCAGAATCCCTTACTCCTGGACCAGTGCTCATTCCATTGAAACCTGTGGCCTCTTAACAGCTGCACAGAATATGCCCTGGGCAAACTGTGGAAGCCCAGCCTCCCTGAGTTACCTGCGCTGGCTTTCTGAACATTCCAGTGTTAAGGCCCCTCTTCCTGCAAAGCCCaggccctccctcccttcctgccacCCCTGGAACCTCTGCCCCTTCCTTCTACTCCTGCTGCTAGATTCATGGTGACCAAAGAGTCTGAATGGGCTCAACAGCAAGGGCCAGGTGCAAACTGAAAACATTCACTGACCACCCGCACAGGATCTATTCACGAGCTGCAGGTAACAGAGAAGTCCTGGCCCTTAGGAGTTCAGCCTAGTGGGGAGTAAACAGGTAATTTCCATAAAATGCTGCAGGCTACAATGGCACCACGAGGAAAGAAGTATTTTGCTTGCTGGGGAGCTGCCTGAAACCCCAGGAAAAGGAAGCCCCAGGGAGGGGTGTGCAGCAACCATCAGCAACTGTTAGCAGCTTGGAGTGGCTGAAGGGGAAATGGCTCTCAGGGGTTAGCACTGTCGGGAAAGGGCTCCACCTTCCTGAACACCCCAGAGGCGAAGGGACCTGCCCGAGGTTGTGCAACTGGTAACCAGCTGACAGAGTTGGGCTTCCCATCAAAGTCTAGGTGGCTCAAAACACATGGGCTATCCTGTGTCTCTAGGCAGGTGACCCAGGCAAGGAAAGAGGGGTTATATAGCTGGTGGGTTAGCCTGGGAACTTAATGGAATGATGGGACATTTCTGCAGGAAAAGTGTTAAAACAACTGACCCAAGAAGTAGGTTTAGATATCCCGCTGCCAGGCAATGAGACTCCCCAAAGCTGTGGTAGCCCTGGGGTTGGATTCCCAGTCCTACCAGGAGGTGGTGGGCTCCCTGAGCTGTACCCTAAAGGTTCCCAACACTGTGCAGAGTTGCATTTGCAGCAGACCCTCAAGTGCCCTCTCTTGAAGCCTCTGCCTGGTTCATAGGATACTGGCAGCTGAGCTGTGGCCACTAAGCACTGAGGTTGCTTGAGAATATTGAGAGAAAGAAGAGTCTGGCTTTTATTGGATATCAACAGGGCCAAGTGATCTAGTTTTCAGAAATACCTGTGACAACCCAGTATTTTTCAGTTGGGCAGCAGATCCTGATCACCTCATCCTGACTCACCTTGCTCTTTCCCAGGCTCTGGGGCCAGTGCCCTCTGCCCCTTTCCAGGTGTCCAGGCCTGCTTTGTCCAGGCCTGGGCCTGGACAGGAGGTTGGGGGGGAGGTCAGAGAGTGATCCAGATCAAAGCTGTCAGCTGATCATTTTATGGAAGAAtctatattgaagaatcctttgcAAAGTGAATACTTCCTGaacttgttttatgttttaataagACACCAAGAATGGTTTAatttacacatacacaaacatatggGCTGGACATACACAAGGGTTCAGGTAGGCATGAGACTAGACACTTTACCTGCCAATTTAAGGCTTAATTGTTATCCCTACTTTAGAGGCTTTGGTCAGTGTCTTGAAAAAAGGTTaagaagtggcagagccaagacttGGATTCCAAACCGCCCAAACTGCAAAGCCCTGGACCACTGATTCCTCTTACACCTTGGTGTTTGAGTCTCTAACATGAAATTTACAAAGAATGCAGATTCCTGGTCCCATCCCAGAGTAACTGATTCAGTGGGCCTGGAACCAAGGCAGGGGAACCTGCATTCCACACGCGAATCTGAACCAGGTAACTCTGCAACAGCACttgtcccttcctccctctctctaaTCCGGGAATCTAGCTGTTGTCCTAGGGTCTCAGCTAGCAGAGGTTGGGAGGGAAGCGCGGGGTCTGATCTGAgaatttgggctttttttttgcaaatgactTGACGCTGGGAAAGAAGCGCAACATCGCAGCAGCCCGTCGCCCCACACTCTCACCTGCCTCAAGGTGCGCCCAAACTGGCCGAAGGAGTTTGTCCGTCGTGATTCCCTAATTCTgaggactttcactttcctcttttcgTAAAACCTAAAACCCCCCAGGCCGAAAATACCTGGCTAGCCCCTCCTCGCTTAGGCGACTGGCTCCGTGTGAGCGGGAGGGCCCGGATGTCGGGCCCAGGACAGCAAACTGGCCCGTCGCCTCCCGGTCGGAAAAGGTAGTGCAGGTGACTGGGCGGCGGCTCTGGGCCGGGCGCGGGCGAGGAACCCGAGGGCTGAGCGCAGGCGGCGGAGGAGGGCCGCGCACGCCTCCCGTCGGGCTTCCGGCCCGGGTCGCGGCTGGCTGCCGTTCTCCCAACACCCGGCACCTGCCGAGCACGTACGGGGCGCGGGGTCGAGGGGGCGCGCAGGCCGGCTCTGTCCCTCCTCCGCCCGGCGGGACGCTGCTCCCCGGTCCGCCGCGGCTCGGATGCCAGGTCAGCGAAGGGTTAAGGAGGCCGGCTCCCTCACCCTTGGAAAGTCCCCGAAATGACGTTGCAACccgacaattaaaaaaaagtttaattatagagacaggctctgggagttggaacAAACCCGGTCGGTCGGTGGGGCCGGTAAACAACTCCGGAGCGAGCGGGCCGGGCTGGACGCCGCCCGCGGAGCCCGCGCCCCTGGGAGCGGGGGAGGGGAGCGCCCTCCAGGAGTTGGGAACCGAAGGAAATTCGAGGAATCGGCCTTCTTTTGgcgggggggtggtggggagtggaAGACTTTTTAGCTAGCCCGCGGAGCCAAGGCCCCGTCATGGTGCTTTTGGCGGGTCCCGCAGTCGCGGGGGTTGTGGGGGGAGGTAAGAGGCGCCACCTGGAGGAGGGGGCCCTGGGTGCGGGTCGGGACTGGCCCTGGGCCGCGCCCGCTCCCGGCCCCTGCCCCCTGACTCTCCACCCCCGCTTCTCCGCCCCTCCCccgtcccccccccccgcccgccccgggCAGAGCTTCGCGAACCCTCCAGATTTAAAGACCAATgggcccttttctttttttttgtcttgcggGGAGAGTGGGGGTATAGAAAACTGAAATAGCTTCACATCAGGACGCAGACTAACCTTGTGGTTTTAACGCGCACCCTATTCTGTCCTGAAATCTGGAACTCATTACCTCATCACTAAGAAACTGCACGAaaccgctccccccacccccctcctcgAAGCGGGGACGAGAGAGAGCAAACAGCCCTTTAAGAAAGAAACCTACATTTGAATGATTTAAATTAAGGTGGATGGAAGTTATTTCCCCTTCTGGCGCTTGCCAGATTTCAAGAAAAGCTGAAAAatgggagcagggggagggaagCAACAGGCAAAAGAAGAcaccaaaagaagaaaagcaaggggGCAGCGGCCAGGTTAAAAATGGGGGCCATTAATTTAAGTCACAGGGGACAAACAAAAGCAGAGCGGACTGGGGACCACATACATCGGTTCATGGCTGCAGCAAAGGTGGTGTGTTTCgtgaagatggaaaaaaaagacaacaggTCCCTAAAACAGTTGTGATTTGGAAGGTTTCCGGGTTTGCTCGGAGGCcgacaaataaataagaaatacagtAAAAAATATGTGTGTGGTGGTGGCGGCGGCGAGAATGCGACTCCAGCGCTCTGCTCCGCCCGCCCGGACCTTTTCAAAGAAACGTGCTCATAATGGGGTGACCTAATTACATCGCAATGGAACCCGCTCTTAGCCACTCAGCGCACGGGGTTTCATAACAGACCCGGCGGCCTCGAGTGCTGGGAAGAAACGTGCGAGGGCTGAGGAGGCGGCCGGGCACGCGGGGAAATAGGAAAGAAACGCGGCCCCGCGGTTTCCACCTCGGTCTGTGGGGGACGCATTCGCAACTTTTTattggggtgggtggaggggtgtCCGGAcaaacagtaaataaatatatactttccAATTTTCAGAAGAGTAATTGCCAACTCGAGGCCTTTCGGTTTCGAGGATCccatgcccccctccccccatcccgcCAAAACAGCGCAGTGTGACAAGCCATATGTTCCATTCCCGTGAGGGCGGGGGAGAAGCAACAGTAAGTGTCGCCGCCCCCCATCTTTGTATCTTCATTCTTAccaaagtaactttttttttttttggttccagcGTCTGTGGTGTGTATACGTGTTGCTTAGGGAGTTTCGGGCGCAGCCTGTGGTTCAGAGCGCGGGGCAAGTTGTGCGTTGCTGGGTGATTTTTTTTCGGGGGTGGGCAGAAGGGCGTTCGTGAGGATTCAGGTTTGTTTTAGAAAACTATTTAAAGATTGCTGCGTGCAATAAATACCACTCCCAGGCCTGTGAAAACAAACAGCCCGGGCGGGGGTCTTTTTCGTGGagcacccccaccaccccgcccgcCCCCGCCCGGGCCCAGACTTGGAGGGTGTCCGCTGCACAGCGAACGCCAGTGTAGACGCGAGCGGCGCGCGAAATCGCTTGGTGCTCGCCGTCGCCAGGCCCGGTCctccagggtgtgtgtgtgtgtgtgtgttttggggggGAACCTCCTTAATCCTtgtccctcacccccacccctgaaTAAACAAAACCCTAGACGTGAATGCTCTGTGCCCCCCTTATTTCCAGTTTCCTCTCCCCGTGGAATTTGCGGAGGGGAACCAAGGGCTGAAAAGATCCCGGGGAAAGAGTGAAGTTGTGCGGGAACTTAGAGAAGTTTCAAGGGAGATCGGCACAAGATGGAAACCGGGCGCTTAGGACGGGCTTCTGCTCCCGCTAGCAAAAAGAGAAAGTCGAGCCCGCCTTCCtgccctaccaaaaaaaaaaaaaaaaagaaaagaaaaataacaacacaACAACAAGAACCCCGAAGAGTGTGGAATGAGTGATGTCACAGAGCAGCGCTCGCAGGCTGACAAAAGGGGGgcgccccttccccaccccccgcgCCGCGCGCGGCCCCAGAAAGGGGCGCCGGCAGCCCGAGGTAGACAGGCGAGCGGACTCGAAAGTTttcctctttaagaaaaaaaaaaagttgtgcgCGGCTcgcagtgggttttttttttttcccctcttcgcCTTCTTTCCtcgtctcccctcccccctcttccttttgaaagtttcttttttttttttttcccccgagtTTGACCGCATGGCTGATTCAACTTCAGTGTcaatcaacttttttttcttctcttcctcatttaaataagtttaaagctcctcctccccctccggCCCACCAAATCTGAAACTTATATAAATTGGGCTTCGCGCGCCGCAGCTCCGGAGAGTCGGAAAGGCCGAGGGGCGCCGGGAGCAGGCGTGTGGGACTCCTGACCGGAGAGCCGGAGGCTGCGCCTTCCCCGCACCGGGACCTTCGCGACACACCAGACCCTCGTCCCTGCCCCGCGCGAGCGCCCAAGATGACCACCACCCTCGTGTCTGCCACCATCTTCGACTTGAGCGAAGTTTTATGCAAGGTAAAGTGGGGCGCAGCGCTTGcttttcaaagtcttttttcttttgtcctcaAAAAGAATCTCCAAAAGTTTAGGTCTGgacaggcaggggtgggggagagaaagaGGCGAGATGGTTGTTTTTTCCGCCTCACTTTTCTCCCCAGTTTGAAGGAATTTGGctttctcctccccacccttTGCGTTTCAACTGTTCTGGCGGGGATTACCTGGGAATCCAGAGACCAGAGTTTTAGGGGCGCAGTGTGCGTGGGGGCTGCCCTGGGCAGTGTTTGGGATTGGGGCAGTTTTTCGGCAATTCTTTTCGTCCGTGACGTGCCACTCTTGAGCCCGGCTTCGCTTGTCCGCTGCGTTTCGGGTGTCGCCGCTCCCGGGAGGGAGTTCGAGTCTCTCCAGCCACTTTGCCGGACTGCAGGTCGGGAGGTGCGGGTCCCTCGGGAAGGAGAATCTCGGGATGATGTTTTGCTGGGTGATTTCCCCCTCTGTTCTGGAGAGGCTGGGGATCTGCGAGAAAAAGGCCAAGAGTTGTGATTCAAAGGATGTTGTCAAACGAGTTTGCATTGGGACTTCAGTTCGCCCCAGCTCGACAGGCTTCCTCTTGTGATAGCCGATCGTGCTGCAAACTTTGGGGGTAAAAGTGGCACTCGGGTTCACCCGCTTTCCTCTTTTCTGAGAAAATGAGATTCGTGGATATGGACGGGATtgagggggggcggtgggggagaCACGACGACAAAATGCCCGTCTGAACTCTAGGGTCTTGGCGAGGAAGGATTTAATGAGGGCCTCCTTAAGTCGTATAGCTTGCCAGCCGGTGTGGAAAAAGGCGAGTTTTAAATCCGAAATATTTATTCCAGAAGTGCAGTTTAAGGGTATATAACAGAAGCATGtggatgttaaatttttttttcgcCCCTTCTCCCCAGTTTGAAAGAGAGAAGCTGCTTGGCTACTTTTAATTGCTAAAGTGTTTTGCCTTCTTTTAAACACGTCGAGTCATGTTGCTGTCTTTTCCTAGCTTGCTTCTCCAGTCGGTGCAGCTGCCAGGGCCCCAGGGCTGCAGGGTTGGGGTGCAGGGACACCCTGGAGCTGAAGAGCAACATCAAAAAGtttgaatttcagtttccttccctccctgtgcTTTTCCAAACTTCAGTTGCTCTGGCGGCTGCCTGAGCTAGCCGgcacttcttccttcttttcgCGGCTCTCTAGCTCTTTgatctatttctctttctcttgctccCTCCCCCCTCAGGACTTTTTAAATGAACCTCATTGTTGGGAACTGGCTCTCCACTTGGTTCCTGTAATCCGCTCCAGGGGTGGTTGCTGTTACCGATTCCCGATCCCCCGCAGCTGATCCTAAGGGGCCAACTTTAGAATTTGCACAATGACACCCACATGGGCCTGGAAGCCAACTCCCAGGTCCCCTGCTCACACCCTTTCCAAATCTTGGGTACAGGTTGGGCAGGTGAATTGAGTCCCATTGGAACAGAGACCTGCCTGTGGtgcctctgccccccgccccacctcccccacGTCCATTATTGactgggaggaggctggggggaTTTGgtgctttccttttccttcccaccTGCAGCTTTGCGTTAAAGATTAAACACTGGCGCTCTTATCCAAGCCTGCTCTTGCAGCCAGGAGACTAACTGCAAAGGCATCCTCTCAGCGGAGGGGGTGGGGTGCGCAGTGAATGGTGGGAGAGATCATTGTAGAAGTCTCCCCTTCTGGGAGCATGGGAGTTTTGTATTCAGGGATCACATCCCTCTCCCCGtagccgccccctcccccgccgccccCATCAGGGATTTCTCCTCtagctcctccctctcccctctcagCAGCAAGGTAAAGTGAAGGCAGTCTGGAAACCTGTTGCCAAAGCAATAGATCGCTTCTGAAGGAGGAAGTTGAGAGTCTTCGGCCaggctgtgtgtttgtgtgtggggggcgggggtagtCAGTTAAGCAGGGACTGATTGAAAGGAGACCTAGCCCATAGTCTCCTGCGGTTTACCTTTTTTTGTTAGGAGGGTGGGAAATGAGAGTTTGTGAGTTGTGTGAGATATTTTCAACTGAGGAAGGTGAAGTTGGATTTTCTGGATGAAAGTGGTAGCTTTGGGGACAGGATATGACGGTGCATTCCAGGGATCCGGGGATTGGCATGGAGTAGGTGCATGTGTGAAACAATGTCTCACATAGGCCAGGATTTTTGTGGTTTCTTCTGCCTGGGACCAAAGTAAACCCTCTGGGGAatgggagaaagaggaggaaggggcTTGCCAGGGGAGAGGTGAGGATGGTGAGTTCCTTTGAGAGAGAGGGAGCATTTCTGATCGTGCAGGGGGCTGCCCTTAGGGGGTACTCTTCTTGGGCCTGGTGGATGGCCTTTGCCGCTAACCacagtctctctcctctctttcccctccAGGGTAACAAGATGCTCAACTACAGTACTCCCAGTGCCGGGGGTTGCCTGCTGGACAGGAAGGCGGTGGGCACCCCTGCCGGCGGGGGCTTTCCCCGGAGGCACTCGGTCACTCTGCCCAGCTCCAAATTCCACCAGAACCAGCTCCTCAGCAGCCTCAAGGGTGAGCCAGCCCCAGCTCTGAGCTCTCGGGACAGCCGCTTCCGAGACCGCTCTTTCTCAGAAGGGGGCGAGCGGCTGCTGCCCCCCCAGAAGCAGCCGGGAAGCGGCCAGGTCAACTCCAGCCGCTACAAGACGGAGCTGTGCCGCCCCTTCGAGGAGAACGGAGCCTGTAAGTACGGCGACAAGTGCCAGTTCGCCCACGGCATCCACGAGCTCCGAAGCCTGACCCGCCACCCCAAGTACAAGACGGAGCTATGCCGCACCTTCCACACCATCGGCTTCTGCCCGTACGGGCCCCGCTGCCACTTCATCCACAACGCCGAGGAGCGCCGTGCCCTGGCCGGGGCCCGGGACCTCTCTGCTGACCGTCCCCGCCTCCAGCATAGCTTT includes these proteins:
- the ZFP36L1 gene encoding mRNA decay activator protein ZFP36L1: MTTTLVSATIFDLSEVLCKGNKMLNYSTPSAGGCLLDRKAVGTPAGGGFPRRHSVTLPSSKFHQNQLLSSLKGEPAPALSSRDSRFRDRSFSEGGERLLPPQKQPGSGQVNSSRYKTELCRPFEENGACKYGDKCQFAHGIHELRSLTRHPKYKTELCRTFHTIGFCPYGPRCHFIHNAEERRALAGARDLSADRPRLQHSFSFAGFPSAAATAAATGLLDSPTSITPPPILSADDLLGSPTLPDGTNNPFAFSSQELASLFAPSMGLPGGGSPTTFLFRPMSESPHMFDSPPSPQDSLSDQEGYLSSSSSSHSGSDSPTLDNSRRLPIFSRLSISDD